A single Macaca mulatta isolate MMU2019108-1 chromosome 11, T2T-MMU8v2.0, whole genome shotgun sequence DNA region contains:
- the ZC3H10 gene encoding zinc finger CCCH domain-containing protein 10 codes for MPDRDSYANGTGSSGGGPGGGGSEEASGAGTGSGGATSDAICRDFLRNVCKRGKRCRYRHPDMSEVSNLGVSKNEFIFCHDFQNKECSRPNCRFIHGSKEDEDGYKKTGELPPRLRQKVAAGLGLSPADLPNGKEEVPICRDFLKGDCQRGAKCKFRHLQRDFEFDARGGGGTGGGSTGSVLPGRRHDLYDIYDLPDRGFEDHEPGPKRRRGGCCPPDGPHFESYEYSLAPPRGVECRLLEEENAMLRKRVEELKKQVSNLLATNEVLLEQNAQFRNQAKVITLSSTAPATEQTLAPTVGTVATFNHGIAQTHTTLSSQALQPRPVSQQELVAPAGAPAAPPTNAAPPAAPPPPPPHLTPEITPLSAALAQTIAQGMAPPPVSMAPVAVSVAPVAPVAVSMAQPLAGITMSHTTTPMVTYPIASQSMRITAMPH; via the coding sequence ATGCCTGACCGGGACAGCTATGCCAACGGTACCGGGAGCAGCGGTGGAGGCCCTGGAGGTGGTGGCAGCGAGGAGGCCAGTGGGGCAGGGACAGGCAGTGGCGGGGCCACCTCAGATGCCATCTGTAGAGACTTCTTGAGGAATGTGTGCAAGCGAGGCAAGCGTTGCCGATATCGCCACCCAGACATGAGTGAGGTGTCCAACTTGGGGGTGAGCAAAAACGagttcatcttctgccatgacttCCAGAACAAGGAGTGTAGCCGCCCAAATTGCCGTTTCATCCATGGCTCCAAGGAGGATGAGGATGGCTATAAGAAGACAGGAGAGCTTCCCCCACGGCTGAGGCAGAAAGTAGCAGCTGGCCTTGGCCTTTCACCGGCAGACCTACCAAATGGCAAGGAGGAGGTCCCTATCTGCCGTGACTTTCTCAAGGGTGACTGTCAGAGAGGAGCCAAGTGCAAGTTCCGTCACCTGCAGCGGGATTTTGAGTTTGATGCTCGGGGTGGAGGAGGCACTGGTGGGGGCTCAACAGGCTCAGTCCTCCCAGGACGACGTCATGATCTCTATGATATCTATGACCTTCCTGACAGGGGCTTTGAGGACCATGAGCCAGGCCCAAAACGCCGGCGAGGTGGATGCTGCCCCCCTGATGGCCCTCATTTTGAGTCATATGAATATAGCTTGGCTCCACCGCGAGGGGTGGAGTGCAGACTGCTAGAGGAGGAGAATGCCATGCTCAGAAAGCGGGTAGAGGAGTTAAAGAAGCAGGTCAGTAACCTGCTCGCCACCAATGAGGTATTACTGGAACAAAATGCTCAGTTCCGCAATCAGGCCAAGGTCATAACCCTGAGCTCCACTGCACCAGCGACTGAGCAAACTCTGGCCCCCACTGTGGGCACTGTCGCTACTTTTAACCATGGCATTGCCCAGACTCACACTACTCTCAGCAGCCAGGCTCTACAGCCTCGTCCAGTGTCCCAGCAAGAACTGGTGGCCCCTGCTGGAGCTCCAGCGGCTCCCCCAACTAATGCTGCACCTCCTGCTgctccaccacccccacccccacacttgaccccagagatcacgccactgtcaGCTGCCCTGGCTCAAACAATTGCCCAGGGAATGGCACCCCCACCTGTCTCCATGGCTCCTGTGGCTGTATCTGTGGCTCCTGTGGCCCCTGTGGCTGTATCGATGGCCCAACCCTTGGCAGGAATCACAATGAGCCACACCACCACTCCCATGGTGACTTACCCTATCGCTTCCCAGAGCATGCGCATCACGGCCATGCCACACTGA